One Silurus meridionalis isolate SWU-2019-XX chromosome 10, ASM1480568v1, whole genome shotgun sequence genomic window carries:
- the myrf gene encoding myelin regulatory factor isoform X3, whose product MLWLQAGHDINSSLEPTNIDTSILEEYISKEDDSTDICFSEVHSGPGPNYSSPQAGASSSGGVVCGVSPPISHRQGSSQAVPTPCQNPYPPPPPLGLLRHSHPCQSHHHHLQVPQPHIKPEHCAHYAAGTLPESPPDSSSEPYSPQQVNDSHMLRTMTPENMCHMTTPPPLPPHSHYPNIHRDMYLKPEPLISQYPIGPASSAGGDLQQGQMLHQLLQHPQGQDNIPVHQAKKRKHSDSPNSTLNAQILSGIIKQEPGLMQDAENSYLDPNYQCIKWQPHQQNKWTPLYDANGKELPMPTYKVDADKGFNFSLADDAFVCQKKNHFQVTVYIGMLGDPKYVKTSEGLQPIECFCLKLNGVKLEAMNQSINVEQSQSDRSKRPFKPVLVTLPPEQVTKVTVGRLHFSETTANNMRKKGKPNPDQRYFMLVVALQAQSHSQSHTVAAQVSERIIVRVTAASNPGQFESDSEVLWQRGQLPDSVYHHGRVGINTDRPDEALVVHGNLKVMGSLVHPSDIRAKENVKEVDTTDNLKRISQMRLVHYQYKPEFAATVGIDNTAETGVIAQEVQQILPEAVKDGGDVVCTNGETISNLLVVNKDRIFMENVGAVKELCKLTDNLETRINELERWSRKLAKLRRLDSMKSTVSGGTISLTGSYFSRTGSGPFKKKAAKTANKNAIPEQGCLSHRFLQGTILALVIIMAFSVISMSILYVLNMHQHSNMAETDSSMSACVFSISWMRFFTATVTFCPSFCLWTRSALGSSSKAVYSSPISTISSDMDSTSTTLPKRLICCPPTTAINNQSATANLQPSTNQSLSVSSSPAPTMASVNRKAKSRGLDKESRSRNRLSHTSSPLSASKSKKTPLPSNMDTGGNNRVPGPRRQRSTHTQGGHFLPSLNKLYIVETNQELKTLNCASSHSCSYTLFLHRSQNSSMNHVTLYMRFSEIVWVWKCSITRGRLCPNHTDMDFSESKDSFTKGISHLWSLPLGSFQDAVYHFRVSVFGEVGCSGSEKQKIKDTTLFINYYFIIQSRCT is encoded by the exons gtcatgatattaacagctcTTTGGAGCCAACAAACATCGACACCAGTATCCTGGAGGAATACATCAGCAAAGAGGACGACAGCACAGATAT CTGTTTTTCCGAAGTCCACAGCGGCCCAGGGCCCAACTACTCCTCCCCCCAGGCCGGAGCATCCTCATCTGGGGGGGTGGTGTGTGGCGTAAGCCCCCCTATCTCCCATCGACAGGGCAGTTCCCAGGCTGTACCCACTCCGTGTCAAAACCCCTATCCCCCTCCACCTCCACTTGGTCTTCTCAGACACAGCCATCCCTGCCAGAGccaccaccatcaccttcaaGTCCCACAGCCCCACATCAAACCTGAGCACTGTGCTCACTACGCAGCCgg AACATTACCTGAGTCTCCACCAGACTCTAGCTCAGAGCCCTACTCCCCCCAGCAAGTGAATG actcGCATATGCTTCGGACCATGACGCCTGAGAACATGTGTCACATGACCACTCCCCCACCCTTGCCACCCCATAGCCATTACCCGAACATACACCGGGACATGTACCTGAAACCCGAGCCCTTGATTTCTCAATACCCGATTGGTCCAGCCAGCAGTGCAGGCGGTGATCTGCAACAGGGTCAGATGCTTCATCAACTGCTCCAGCATCCACAAGGACAAGA taatatcccagttcaccaagcAAAGAAACGAAAGCACTCTGATTCTCCTAACAGCACTCTCAATGCCCAAATACTTAGCGGCATTATCAAGCAAGAACCAG GTTTGATGCAAGATGCCGAGAACTCATATTTGGACCCAAACTACCAGTGTATTAAATGGCAGCCACACCAACAGAACAAATGGACTCCGCTATATGATGCCAATGGGAAAGAACT GCCAATGCCAACGTACAAAGTGGATGCTgacaaaggttttaatttttctttggCTGACGATGCATTTGTGTGCCAGAAAAAGAACCACTTCCAGGTCACTGTTTACATTGGCATGTTGGGAGATCCCAAATATGTGAAAACCAGTGAAGGGCTGCAACCAATTGAATGCTTCTGTCTAAAACTTAATGGAGTCAAG TTAGAAGCCATGAACCAGTCCATCAATGTGGAACAGTCTCAGTCTGACCGCAGCAAGAGGCCATTTAAACCTGTACT GGTTACTTTGCCTCCGGAACAAGTAACCAAGGTAACAGTGGGTCGACTGCATTTCAGTGAGACGACAGCCAATAATATGAGGAAAAAAGGCAAGCCAAACCCTGACCAGAG GTACTTCATGCTGGTGGTGGCTCTTCAGGCTCAATCCCATAGTCAGAGCCATACGGTGGCAGCTCAGGTGTCTGAGAGGATCATCGTCAGGGTAACCGCT gcgtCCAATCCGGGTCAGTTTGAGAGTGACAGCGAGGTGTTATGGCAAAGAGGTCAGTTGCCTGATTCAGTGTACCACCATGGCCGAGTGGGCATCAACACTGATCGACCTGATGAGGCTCTGGTCGTCCATGGCAACctgaaggtcatgggttcactGGTACATCCATCTGACATCCGTGCCAAGGAGAATgtgaaagag GTGGACACCACAGACAACTTAAAGCGAATTTCTCAGATGCGCCTGGTGCATTACCAGTACAAGCCTGAGTTTGCAGCCACTGTGGGCATTGACAACACTGCAGAGACTG GAGTCATAGCCCAGGAGGTACAGCAGATCCTTCCAGAAGCTGTGAAAGATGGTGGAGATGTAGTTTGTACCAATGGAGAGACCATCTCTAATTTACTGGTAGTTAACAAG GATCGCATTTTTATGGAAAATGTCGGAGCAGTCAAAGAGTTGTGTAAACTGACCGATAATCTGGAAACTCGAATCAACGAGCTTGAAAGATGGAGTCGCAAACTGGCTAAACTACGCCGCCTTGACAGCATGAAGAGTACTGTCAGTGGGGGTACAAttag CCTAACAGGAAGCTACTTTAGCAGAACAGGAAGTGGTCCTTTTAAGAAGAAAGCAGCCAAAACAGCAAATAAG aatGCCATTCCAGAGCAGGGCTGTTTGAGTCACAGGTTCCTGCAGGGCACCATACTGGCCCTGGTTATTATCATGGCCTTCAG tGTCATCTCAATGtccatactgtatgtattaaaCATGCACCAGCACAGCAACATGGCTGAGACAGATAG tTCTATGTCCGCCTGTGTTTTCTCCATCTCCTGGATGCGCTTCTTCACTGCCACTGTCACTTTCTGTCCGTCCTTCTGTTTATG GACTCGCTCTGCTCTTGGCTCATCTAGTAAAGCAGTTTATTCATCACCGATCTCCACAATCTCTTCAG ACATGGACTCCACCTCTACAACTTTGCCAAAACGCCTTATCTGCTGCCCTCCAACAACTGCCATAAACAACCAATCAGCTACTGCCAACCTACAGCCAAGCACCAACCAATCCTTATCAG TCTCCAGTAGTCCTGCTCCCACCATGGCCAGTGTAAATAGGAAGGCAAAGTCTCGTGGGTTGGATAAAGAAAGCAGGAGTAGAAACAGGCTGAGTCACACTTCCTCCCCCCTCTCCGCAAGCAAGTCCAAGAAAACTCCTCTTCCGTCAAATATGGATACAGGAGGCAATAACCGTGTGCCTGGGCCACGCAGGCAACgcagcacacacactcagg GTGGACATTTCCTGCCATCCCTGAATAAACTTTACATTGTTGAAACTAATCAGGAATTGAAGACACTGAACTGTGCCTCTTCACACAGTTGCAG CTACACTTTATTTCTGCACAGGAGTCAAAATTCATCAATGAATCATGTCACTCTATATATGAG